The following coding sequences lie in one Arachis stenosperma cultivar V10309 chromosome 5, arast.V10309.gnm1.PFL2, whole genome shotgun sequence genomic window:
- the LOC130980085 gene encoding uncharacterized protein LOC130980085 isoform X3 — translation MLGLDAAGKTTILYKLHIGEVLSTVPTIGFNVEKVQYKNVIFTVWDVGGQEKLRPLWKHYFNNTDGLIYVVDSLDRERIGQAKQEFQAIINDPFMLNSVILVFANKQDLRGAMTPMEVCEGLGLFDLKNRKWHIQGTCALKGDGLYEGLDWLATTLKERKAAGFSSVGTSF, via the exons ATGCTTGGTCTTGACGCAGCTGGCAAAACCACCATACTCTACAAGCTTCACATTGGAGAGGTTCTTTCTACTGTTCCTACTATTG GATTCAATGTGGAGAAAGTTCAGTATAAGAATGTGATATTCACTGTTTGGGATGTGGGTGGCCAAGAGAAGTTAAGGCCACTCTGGAAGCACTATTTCAATAACACTGACGGTCTG ATTTATGTTGTTGATAGTCTGGACCGCGAGAGAATTGGCCAAGCCAAGCAGGAATTTCAG GCAATCATAAATGACCCTTTTATGCTCAATAGTGTCATCTTGGTCTTTGCTAATAAACAGGACCTG AGAGGAGCTATGACACCAATGGAAGTATGTGAAGGACTTGGTCTATTTGATCTGAAGAATAGAAAATGGCACATACAAGGCACTTGCGCGCTTAAGGGAGATGGCCTTTATGAGGGCTTGGACTGGTTGGCTACAACTCTAAAGGAGAGAAAAGCTGCCGGATTCTCCTCTGTAGGAACCTCCTTCTAA
- the LOC130980084 gene encoding hypothetical protein At1g04090-like gives MKKIHTLMIMVTSTINLNVKLQFATHLLLRLLLHMPRFTCKCFSFVWNRTTTRNTNYTLGLPQTFSLSAPLPQWPQGQGFASGIVSLGEIEVCEITGFEFVWSSSDTIDIRKSVAFYKPVGIPDGFHVLGHYCQPCYKPLRGFVLVAREAEASKSESTEIRDSDELPALRNPLDYTLVWCSNAGGKEVSNGSGYFWIPLPPKGYKALGYLVTNKPEKPHLDEISCVRADLTDICDPYRAMFDASSVIPEIPFQVWSLRPSDRGMWGKGVSVGTFFCSSYWIKGEELPIACLKNLNSMLPAMPQLQQIHALIEHYGPTVFFHPEEVYLPSSVEWFFSNGALLYRKGTTMGEAIDATGSSLPVGGTNDGEFWIDLPNDDRREFVKRGDLKSAKLYAHVKPALGGTFTDIAMWVFCPFNGPSTLKLGIMSMPFSKVGEHVGDWEHFTLRISNFTGELWSIYFSQHSGGKWVDAQDLEYVDGNKAIVYSSRNGHASFPHAGTYIQGSSKLGIGIRNDATRSNLYVDSSSQYEVVAAEYLGDAVTEPQWLQFMREWGPKIVYDSKTELDKIINALPLRLRSSFENLVKKLPVELYGEEGPTGPKEKNNWIGDERW, from the exons ATGAAGAAGATCCACACTCTGATGATCATGGTGACTTCAACCATCAACCTCAACGTGAAGCTCCAATTTGCAACTCACCTGTTATTGCGGTTACTCCTCCACATGCCTCGCTTCACCTGCAAATGCTTCTCCTTCGTTTGGAACCGAACCACCACTCGCAACACCAATTATACCCTCGGTCTCCCTCAAACCTTTTCTCTCTCTGCTCCTCTTCCTCAATGGCCACAAG GACAAGGTTTTGCTTCGGGAATTGTTAGCCTTGGGGAAATTGAAGTGTGTGAGATCACAGGGTTTGAGTTTGTTTGGAGCAGCAGTGATACAATAGACATTAGAAAATCTGTTGCATTCTATAAGCCTGTAGGAATACCGGATGGATTCCACGTTCTCGGTCACTATTGTCAGCCCTGCTACAAGCCCTTGAGGGGTTTTGTACTTGTGGCTAGGGAAGCAGAAGCTTCCAAATCCGAAAGTACTGAAATTCGCGACAGCGATGAATTGCCGGCTCTGAGGAATCCCCTTGATTATACATTGGTATGGTGTTCTAATGCAGGAGGCAAGGAAGTGTCGAATGGTTCTGGTTACTTTTGGATACCCCTGCCTCCTAAAGGATACAAAGCTCTTGGCTACTTGGTTACTAACAAGCCTGAAAAGCCTCATTTGGATGAAATTAGTTGTGTTCGTGCCGATCTCACTGATATATGTGACCCTTACCGTGCAATGTTTGATGCTAGTTCTGTGATTCCGGAGATTCCATTTCAGGTATGGAGTTTGAGACCGAGTGATCGTGGCATGTGGGGGAAAGGAGTTTCAGTAGGGACATTTTTCTGCAGTAGTTATTGGATCAAAGGAGAAGAGTTACCAATTGCATGCTTGAAGAATTTGAACTCAATGCTACCAGCAATGCCACAACTCCAACAAATACATGCACTCATAGAGCACTATGGTCCTACTGTTTTCTTTCATCCTGAGGAAGTTTACTTGCCATCTTCTGTTGAATGGTTCTTCAGCAACGGAGCGCTCTTGTACAGAAAAGGCACAACAATGGGTGAGGCCATTGATGCAACTGGCTCAAGTTTACCGGTTGGAGGGACAAACGATGGGGAGTTTTGGATAGATTTGCCGAATGATGATCGAAGGGAGTTTGTGAAACGCGGCGACTTGAAAAGTGCAAAATTGTATGCTCATGTGAAGCCAGCTCTAGGTGGAACTTTCACAGACATTGCCATGTGGGTTTTTTGCCCCTTCAATGGACCATCCACTCTGAAATTAGGAATTATGAGTATGCCTTTTAGCAAGGTTGGAGAGCATGTGGGAGATTGGGAGCATTTCACACTTCGGATATCTAATTTCACTGGAGAACTTTGGAGTATCTATTTCTCACAGCATAGTGGTGGTAAATGGGTGGATGCCCAAGATTTGGAGTATGTTGATGGCAACAAAGCTATTGTTTACTCGTCAAGAAATGGACATGCAAGTTTCCCACATGCTGGAACCTATATCCAAGGGTCTTCAAAGCTTGGAATTGGGATCAGGAATGATGCTACTAGAAGCAATTTGTATGTGGATTCTAGTTCTCAGTACGAGGTTGTTGCAGCTGAGTACCTAGGAGATGCTGTCACTGAGCCTCAGTGGTTGCAGTTTATGAGAGAGTGGGGTCCCAAAATTGTTTATGATTCAAAAACTGAGCTGGATAAGATCATCAATGCTCTGCCACTCAGGCTTCGAAGTTCATTCGAGAACTTAGTTAAAAAGCTACCAGTGGAGTTGTATGGTGAGGAAGGTCCTACAGGgccaaaagagaaaaataactgGATAGGAGATGAAAGATGGTGA
- the LOC130980085 gene encoding ADP-ribosylation factor-like isoform X2, translating into MGQAFRKLFDAFFGNSEMRVVMLGLDAAGKTTILYKLHIGEVLSTVPTIGFNVEKVQYKNVIFTVWDVGGQEKLRPLWKHYFNNTDGLIYVVDSLDRERIGQAKQEFQAIINDPFMLNSVILVFANKQDLSKRILLRDHVRRYKFAHMHVTSSPETPPLDLSHSCKINQREEL; encoded by the exons ATGGGTCAAGCTTTTCGGAAGCTATTCGACGCCTTCTTCGGCAACTCCGAGATGCGG GTTGTGATGCTTGGTCTTGACGCAGCTGGCAAAACCACCATACTCTACAAGCTTCACATTGGAGAGGTTCTTTCTACTGTTCCTACTATTG GATTCAATGTGGAGAAAGTTCAGTATAAGAATGTGATATTCACTGTTTGGGATGTGGGTGGCCAAGAGAAGTTAAGGCCACTCTGGAAGCACTATTTCAATAACACTGACGGTCTG ATTTATGTTGTTGATAGTCTGGACCGCGAGAGAATTGGCCAAGCCAAGCAGGAATTTCAG GCAATCATAAATGACCCTTTTATGCTCAATAGTGTCATCTTGGTCTTTGCTAATAAACAGGACCTG TCGAAAAGGATTTTGCTGAGGGACCATGTTAGGAGATATAAATTTGCTCATATGCATGTGACTAGCAGCCCTGAAACACCACCTCTTGATCTTTCCCACAGTTGTAAAATCAACCAGAG AGAGGAGCTATGA
- the LOC130980157 gene encoding chalcone synthase 6-like: MVNVSEIRKAQKAEGPATIMAIGTATPQNCVDQSTYPDYYFRITNSQHMTELKEKFQRMCDKSMIKKRYMYLTEEILKENPNMCKYMAPSLDARQDMVVVEVPRLGKEAATKAIKEWGQPKSKITHLIFCTTSGVDMPGADYQLTKLLGLRPSVKRYMMYQQGCFAGGTVLRLAKDLAENNKGARVLVVCSEITAVTFRGPSETHLDSLVGQALFGDGAAALIVGSDPLPQIEKPVFELVWTAQTLAPDSEGAIDGHLREVGLTFHLLKDVPGIVSKNINKALTEAFDPLGISDYNSIFWIAHPGGPAILDQVEDKLKLKPHKLRATRDVLSDYGNMSSACVLFILDHMRNKSLQQGLQTTGEGLEWGVLFGFGPGLTIETVVLHSVAI; this comes from the exons ATGGTGAATGTATCTGAGATTCGCAAGGCTCAAAAGGCTGAAGGCCCTGCAACTATAATGGCTATTGGCACAGCAACACCACAAAACTGTGTTGATCAAAGCACTTATCCAGATTATTACTTCAGAATCACTAACAGCCAACACATGACCGAACTTAAAGAGAAGTTTCAACGCATGT GCGACAAATCAATGATCAAGAAGAGATATATGTACTTAACGGAAGAGATCTTGAAAGAAAACCCTAACATGTGCAAATACATGGCACCATCGCTGGATGCAAGGCAAGACATGGTGGTTGTGGAGGTTCCAAGGCTGGGAAAAGAGGCGGCAACGAAAGCCATAAAGGAGTGGGGTCAACCAAAGTCAAAGATAACACACTTGATCTTCTGCACCACAAGCGGCGTTGACATGCCCGGCGCCGATTACCAACTGACGAAACTCTTAGGCCTCCGTCCGTCCGTGAAGAGGTACATGATGTACCAGCAAGGCTGCTTCGCTGGCGGCACGGTGCTCCGTTTGGCGAAGGACTTGGCGGAGAACAACAAGGGTGCTCGTGTGCTGGTGGTTTGTTCTGAGATAACCGCCGTGACTTTCCGCGGTCCAAGCGAAACACATTTGGATAGTCTTGTTGGGCAAGCATTGTTCGGTGATGGCGCTGCTGCACTCATTGTTGGTTCCGATCCTCTGCCTCAGATCGAGAAGCCTGTCTTCGAGCTTGTTTGGACTGCTCAGACTCTCGCTCCCGACAGCGAAGGCGCCATTGATGGCCACCTTCGTGAAGTTGGACTCACATTCCATCTTCTCAAGGATGTTCCTGGCATTGTTTCCAAGAACATTAACAAAGCACTCACTGAAGCTTTTGATCCCCTGGGAATCTCTGATTACAACTCCATCTTCTGGATTGCTCACCCTGGTGGCCCTGCAATCTTGGACCAGGTTGAAGACAAGCTCAAGTTGAAACCTCACAAGTTGAGAGCCACACGTGATGTTCTTAGCGACTATGGAAACATGTCCAGTGCTTGTGTCCTCTTCATCTTGGATCACATGAGAAACAAATCACTTCAACAAGGCCTTCAAACCACCGGTGAAGGTCTTGAATGGGGTGTCTTGTTTGGCTTTGGACCTGGCCTCACTATTGAAACTGTGGTTTTGCATAGTGTGGCTATATAA
- the LOC130980085 gene encoding uncharacterized protein LOC130980085 isoform X1, whose product MGQAFRKLFDAFFGNSEMRVVMLGLDAAGKTTILYKLHIGEVLSTVPTIGFNVEKVQYKNVIFTVWDVGGQEKLRPLWKHYFNNTDGLIYVVDSLDRERIGQAKQEFQAIINDPFMLNSVILVFANKQDLRGAMTPMEVCEGLGLFDLKNRKWHIQGTCALKGDGLYEGLDWLATTLKERKAAGFSSVGTSF is encoded by the exons ATGGGTCAAGCTTTTCGGAAGCTATTCGACGCCTTCTTCGGCAACTCCGAGATGCGG GTTGTGATGCTTGGTCTTGACGCAGCTGGCAAAACCACCATACTCTACAAGCTTCACATTGGAGAGGTTCTTTCTACTGTTCCTACTATTG GATTCAATGTGGAGAAAGTTCAGTATAAGAATGTGATATTCACTGTTTGGGATGTGGGTGGCCAAGAGAAGTTAAGGCCACTCTGGAAGCACTATTTCAATAACACTGACGGTCTG ATTTATGTTGTTGATAGTCTGGACCGCGAGAGAATTGGCCAAGCCAAGCAGGAATTTCAG GCAATCATAAATGACCCTTTTATGCTCAATAGTGTCATCTTGGTCTTTGCTAATAAACAGGACCTG AGAGGAGCTATGACACCAATGGAAGTATGTGAAGGACTTGGTCTATTTGATCTGAAGAATAGAAAATGGCACATACAAGGCACTTGCGCGCTTAAGGGAGATGGCCTTTATGAGGGCTTGGACTGGTTGGCTACAACTCTAAAGGAGAGAAAAGCTGCCGGATTCTCCTCTGTAGGAACCTCCTTCTAA